The following are from one region of the Paenalkalicoccus suaedae genome:
- a CDS encoding phytoene/squalene synthase family protein, whose product MHVQEAYDQCKQIIEHHSKTFAKAFQHLPKNKRQAVWAVYAFCRTADDIVDEGNNSQKRLAQFKRELDVFFQGELPSRTPLWIALQDTFSQFDFDEDPFYDMIKGQEMDLVKMSYETIEDVINYSYHVASTVGLMLLPILAPDNKERLRQSAMELGYAMQITNILRDVGEDLDRGRKYLPTSLMLKHGYTNAMLEDRVINSSFQAVWEEMARLAEHYYEAGLRDMHLYPIHSRLPVQAAAHLYRHILTKVRHNHYDAFNKRAIVSSEQKTVILSGIAEIN is encoded by the coding sequence CTTTTCAACACCTTCCAAAGAATAAGCGTCAAGCTGTCTGGGCTGTCTATGCTTTTTGTCGTACTGCCGATGATATTGTAGATGAAGGGAATAACAGTCAAAAAAGATTGGCTCAGTTTAAACGAGAATTGGATGTGTTTTTTCAAGGAGAGCTTCCGAGTAGGACACCTTTATGGATTGCGCTTCAAGATACATTTTCACAGTTTGATTTTGATGAAGATCCTTTCTACGATATGATTAAAGGGCAAGAAATGGATCTTGTTAAAATGTCTTATGAGACAATTGAGGACGTTATTAACTATTCTTATCATGTAGCAAGTACGGTTGGATTAATGTTACTACCTATCCTTGCACCTGATAATAAAGAACGTCTTCGCCAAAGTGCTATGGAGCTTGGTTACGCTATGCAAATTACCAACATTTTGCGAGACGTTGGGGAGGATTTGGATCGAGGAAGAAAATACTTACCTACATCACTCATGCTTAAGCACGGTTATACGAATGCGATGCTTGAAGATAGAGTGATTAATAGCTCGTTTCAGGCTGTTTGGGAAGAAATGGCGAGACTTGCGGAGCACTACTATGAAGCTGGGCTACGTGACATGCACTTATACCCTATACATTCTAGATTACCAGTTCAAGCAGCTGCTCACTTATACCGTCACATCTTAACAAAAGTAAGACATAATCATTATGATGCGTTTAATAAGCGTGCGATTGTGAGCTCCGAGCAAAAAACCGTTATTTTGAGTGGGATTGCGGAGATAAATTAA